From the genome of Spirosomataceae bacterium TFI 002, one region includes:
- a CDS encoding DNA-binding response regulator, LytR/AlgR family — translation MIKYLIVDDEPIAHDIIKGYCDELPHLKLMQHCYNALEALAYLRENSVDLIFLDLNMPKLKGFDFLKTLPNPPNVIVTTAYQEHALEGYELNVVDYLLKPFGFERFLKAINKVKVSQGTSSSKVKEERSIFLYCDKKHVKVKLGDIFYVEAAGNYCNVVQENENILIREKISEILDLLSSDIFVQVHKSYIVSKLHIDAIEGNRIMIKDHQIPIGKVYKNNLLNLLQ, via the coding sequence ATGATCAAATATTTAATTGTTGACGATGAGCCAATTGCACATGATATTATAAAAGGTTATTGTGACGAATTGCCTCATTTAAAGCTTATGCAGCACTGTTATAATGCTTTGGAGGCCCTAGCGTATTTGAGAGAAAATAGTGTTGATCTTATTTTCTTGGATTTAAACATGCCTAAGTTGAAAGGCTTCGATTTTTTAAAAACGCTTCCAAATCCGCCAAATGTAATTGTAACTACGGCATATCAGGAACATGCCTTGGAAGGTTACGAACTCAACGTGGTAGATTATTTGCTCAAACCATTCGGTTTTGAAAGGTTTCTAAAAGCTATAAATAAGGTCAAGGTTTCTCAAGGTACTTCATCATCGAAAGTAAAAGAGGAGAGGAGTATATTCCTCTATTGCGATAAAAAACATGTAAAGGTGAAGCTGGGTGATATCTTTTATGTGGAGGCAGCTGGTAACTATTGCAATGTGGTGCAGGAAAATGAAAACATTTTAATTAGAGAAAAGATATCTGAAATTCTAGATTTACTTTCGTCCGACATATTTGTGCAAGTGCATAAATCCTACATCGTTTCTAAACTGCATATAGATGCGATAGAGGGAAATAGAATAATGATTAAAGATCACCAAATTCCTATCGGCAAGGTTTACAAAAATAACTTGCTAAATTTGCTGCAATAG